A stretch of the Erinaceus europaeus chromosome 1, mEriEur2.1, whole genome shotgun sequence genome encodes the following:
- the LOC107522482 gene encoding NADH dehydrogenase [ubiquinone] 1 alpha subcomplex subunit 1-like, with the protein MWFEILPGVAVMGVCLLIPGLATAYIQKFTNGGKEKRLAYYKYQWNLMERDRRISGVNCHYVQKGLENID; encoded by the coding sequence ATGTGGTTCGAGATTCTTCCCGGAGTTGCCGTTATGGGGGTGTGCTTGCTCATCCCCGGGTTGGCCACGGCCTACATCCAAAAGTTCACTAACGGGGGCAAGGAAAAAAGGCTTGCTTATTATAAATATCAGTGGAATCTGATGGAACGAGATAGGCGCATCTCTGGAGTGAATTGCCACTATGTGCAGAAGGGTCTGGAGAATATCGACTAA